Proteins encoded in a region of the Vicia villosa cultivar HV-30 ecotype Madison, WI linkage group LG5, Vvil1.0, whole genome shotgun sequence genome:
- the LOC131601093 gene encoding uncharacterized protein LOC131601093 isoform X1 — protein MFYSNSIQPMPAYMFYSNSIQPMPVCAVPQALGEFLREVEVAFHDDRDKYDQFCKLWQDIQFSRIPFLVFEAKLKSLFQGHKYLILEFNKLVPKHASQFIEAVKVALKDDYHAFIKVFQDYRTFKDDYHDFIKVFEDYRTRKIDERCLSSRVKELLREHALLISQTKPPWDELTFDVLSVISQKLDFDDLFQFSRVCANWRLFHKSIDKSKFLISQEPLLVELPYSFTSLPKQKVYPLNKMMMNMLSYSHYPSFPIYVTCSCGYFIIIADNSSLLLINPFRRIKKKVICPSTFESFSYQHKYHALLDFDKDSEEFVLVFLFYASNSLHVYQSRNNGWVTCSTDYPQDIYYFDDDFVNLISDFVALNNIIYVVSFQARIGVLNLSSANIEFFKMANSLELELARSWFNLVKCDEQLFLVRLYRHLTGGSPPPDRKVFKIDFSTMTYVELETLGDIALFYVCFNSCKALSNPNKWGYESNSVYEVCSHPNHQTPNCTVYNWDKKSLKYIAPPNLKTKGGSLDWYFII, from the exons ATGTTCTACAGCAATTCCATTCAACCAATGCCG GCATACATGTTCTACAGCAATTCAATTCAACCAATGCCGGTATGTGCCGTTCCTCAGGCATTAGGAGAATTTTTAAGGGAAGTAGAAGTTGCCTTTCATGATGACAGGGACAAGTATGATCAATTTTGCAAACTCTGGCAAGATATTCAATTTAGCAGAATTCCTTTTTTAGTTTTCGAAGCAAAATTGAAGAGCTTGTTTCAAGgacataaatatttaattttggaaTTCAACAAACTTGTGCCGAAACATGCTTCACAGTTTATTGAAGCAGTCAAAGTTGCTTTAAAAGATGATTATCATGCTTTTATTAAAGTTTTTCAAGATTACAGGACTTTCAAAGATGATTATCATGATTTTATTAAAGTTTTTGAAGATTACAGGACAAGAAAGATTGATGAAAGGTGTCTTTCTTCAAGAGTGAAGGAGCTGCTCAGAGAGCATGCGCTTTTAATCAGCCAGACAAAACCTCCTTGGGATGAACTTACTTTTGATGTGCTTTCTGTCATTTCCCAAAAACTAGATTTTGACGACCTCTTTCAGTTTTCTCGAGTCTGCGCAAATTGGAGACTTTTTCATAAATCAATTGATAAATCAAAATTCTTGATATCCCAAGAACCATTACTTGTTGAGTTACCATATTCCTTTACTAGCCTACCCAAACAAAAAGTTTATCCattgaacaagatgatgatgaacaTGTTGAGTTACTCACATTACCCCTCCTTCCCTATCTATGTTACCTGTTCATGTGGATATTTCATTATTATAGCGGACAATTCTTCGCTTCTGCTCATCAATCCATTTAGAAGAATAAAAAAGAAGGTAATTTGTCCATCCACCTTTGAGAGTTTCTCATATCAACATAAATACCATGCATTACTTGATTTTGACAAAGATTCTGAGGAATTTGTTTTGGTATTTTTATTCTATGCGTCCAACAGTCTACATGTCTATCAATCTCGAAATAATGGTTGGGTTACTTGTTCCACTGACTATCCCCAAGATATTTACTACTTTGATGACGACTTTGTTAACCTTATTTCCGACTTTGTGGCTTTGAACAATATAATATATGTTGTTTCTTTCCAGGCCAGGATAGGGGTACTCAATTTGAGTTCTGcaaatattgaattttttaaaatggctAATTCCCTAGAATTAGAATTAGCGAGATCATGGTTTAACTTGGTTAAATGTGATGAACAACTTTTTCTAGTTCGATTATATCGTCATCTTACAGGGGGGTCTCCTCCGCCGGATAGAAAAGTTTTCAAGATAGATTTCTCAACCATGACTTACGTGGAACTCGAAACCTTGGGGGATATTGCattattttatgtttgttttaacAGCTGTAAGGCATTGAGCAACCCGAATAAATGGGGGTATGAGAGCAACTCTGTGTATGAAGTTTGTAGTCATCCTAATCATCAAACACCCAATTGTACTGTTTATAATTGGGATAAAAAATCTCTGAAATATATTGCGCCTCCAAATCTTAAAACAAAGGGCGGCAGCTTAGATTGGTATTTTATAATATGA
- the LOC131601093 gene encoding uncharacterized protein LOC131601093 isoform X3, with amino-acid sequence MFYSNSIQPMPAYMFYSNSIQPMPVCAVPQALGEFLREVEVAFHDDRDKYDQFCKLWQDIQFSRIPFLVFEAKLKSLFQGHKYLILEFNKLVPKHASQFIEAVKVALKDDYHAFIKVFQDYRTFKDDYHDFIKVFEDYRTRKIDERCLSSRVKELLREHALLISQTKPPWDELTFDVLSVISQKLDFDDLFQFSRVCANWRLFHKSIDKSKFLISQEPLLVELPYSFTSLPKQKVYPLNKMMMNMLSYSHYPSFPIYVTCSCGYFIIIADNSSLLLINPFRRIKKKGYQVF; translated from the exons ATGTTCTACAGCAATTCCATTCAACCAATGCCG GCATACATGTTCTACAGCAATTCAATTCAACCAATGCCGGTATGTGCCGTTCCTCAGGCATTAGGAGAATTTTTAAGGGAAGTAGAAGTTGCCTTTCATGATGACAGGGACAAGTATGATCAATTTTGCAAACTCTGGCAAGATATTCAATTTAGCAGAATTCCTTTTTTAGTTTTCGAAGCAAAATTGAAGAGCTTGTTTCAAGgacataaatatttaattttggaaTTCAACAAACTTGTGCCGAAACATGCTTCACAGTTTATTGAAGCAGTCAAAGTTGCTTTAAAAGATGATTATCATGCTTTTATTAAAGTTTTTCAAGATTACAGGACTTTCAAAGATGATTATCATGATTTTATTAAAGTTTTTGAAGATTACAGGACAAGAAAGATTGATGAAAGGTGTCTTTCTTCAAGAGTGAAGGAGCTGCTCAGAGAGCATGCGCTTTTAATCAGCCAGACAAAACCTCCTTGGGATGAACTTACTTTTGATGTGCTTTCTGTCATTTCCCAAAAACTAGATTTTGACGACCTCTTTCAGTTTTCTCGAGTCTGCGCAAATTGGAGACTTTTTCATAAATCAATTGATAAATCAAAATTCTTGATATCCCAAGAACCATTACTTGTTGAGTTACCATATTCCTTTACTAGCCTACCCAAACAAAAAGTTTATCCattgaacaagatgatgatgaacaTGTTGAGTTACTCACATTACCCCTCCTTCCCTATCTATGTTACCTGTTCATGTGGATATTTCATTATTATAGCGGACAATTCTTCGCTTCTGCTCATCAATCCATTTAGAAGAATAAAAAAGAAG GGATATCAAGTGTTCTAA
- the LOC131601093 gene encoding uncharacterized protein LOC131601093 isoform X2, which translates to MFYSNSIQPMPAYMFYSNSIQPMPVCAVPQALGEFLREVEVAFHDDRDKYDQFCKLWQDIQFSRIPFLVFEAKLKSLFQGHKYLILEFNKLVPKHASQFIEAVKVALKDDYHAFIKVFQDYRTFKDDYHDFIKVFEDYRTRKIDERCLSSRVKELLREHALLISQTKPPWDELTFDVLSVISQKLDFDDLFQFSRVCANWRLFHKSIDKSKFLISQEPLLVELPYSFTSLPKQKVYPLNKMMMNMLSYSHYPSFPIYVTCSCGYFIIIADNSSLLLINPFRRIKKKSKCWLLVVLVRTMHAYYILNVQFIVPPQEQ; encoded by the exons ATGTTCTACAGCAATTCCATTCAACCAATGCCG GCATACATGTTCTACAGCAATTCAATTCAACCAATGCCGGTATGTGCCGTTCCTCAGGCATTAGGAGAATTTTTAAGGGAAGTAGAAGTTGCCTTTCATGATGACAGGGACAAGTATGATCAATTTTGCAAACTCTGGCAAGATATTCAATTTAGCAGAATTCCTTTTTTAGTTTTCGAAGCAAAATTGAAGAGCTTGTTTCAAGgacataaatatttaattttggaaTTCAACAAACTTGTGCCGAAACATGCTTCACAGTTTATTGAAGCAGTCAAAGTTGCTTTAAAAGATGATTATCATGCTTTTATTAAAGTTTTTCAAGATTACAGGACTTTCAAAGATGATTATCATGATTTTATTAAAGTTTTTGAAGATTACAGGACAAGAAAGATTGATGAAAGGTGTCTTTCTTCAAGAGTGAAGGAGCTGCTCAGAGAGCATGCGCTTTTAATCAGCCAGACAAAACCTCCTTGGGATGAACTTACTTTTGATGTGCTTTCTGTCATTTCCCAAAAACTAGATTTTGACGACCTCTTTCAGTTTTCTCGAGTCTGCGCAAATTGGAGACTTTTTCATAAATCAATTGATAAATCAAAATTCTTGATATCCCAAGAACCATTACTTGTTGAGTTACCATATTCCTTTACTAGCCTACCCAAACAAAAAGTTTATCCattgaacaagatgatgatgaacaTGTTGAGTTACTCACATTACCCCTCCTTCCCTATCTATGTTACCTGTTCATGTGGATATTTCATTATTATAGCGGACAATTCTTCGCTTCTGCTCATCAATCCATTTAGAAGAATAAAAAAGAAG TCCAAATGCTGGCTTCTCGTAGTATTGGTCAGAACCATGCACGCATACTATATTTTGAACGTGCAGTTTATAGTTCCTCCCCAAGAGCAATGA